GGGGTTTTTATATCAATGCCTTTATTTCAATACTCCGCAGTGATTTTAGTCAAAGTTGTTTGCTGATTAACTTTGTTGAGCTCGCCAGAGGCTCGGTTATCAGTCATTGATGAATTTAAAAACTATTTAATTGGGTGTTTAGGCGTAAAACCGAAACACTTTTAAAAATAAAGTGAGTATACAATCTTAATATAAAATACTGGTTTACAGCATTTAACAAGGTGAACATTTACTCGAATCAGCTATGGACTATCGACTAAATACTATGGACTATTGTATTTTTTACCAGTATACTTCTCCAGTTCATCCACTCGCTTTTCTAGTTCGGCAATGCTCACATTCGTGTTTTTAAGCTCATGAATGTCAATAGCCATTCCACGCATAATGTCGGTTTGAGTGACTTGTACATCCACCAGTCTTTGTATTTGCGTGCTGTGTTTGTTAAGTATTGTGCTGTGTTTGTCAAGTGTTTTACCGTGTTTATCAAGTACTTCCGACTTTCCGCACGTATGTTCGGGAAAACAAATAATTGATGTAATCACTTGATTGCAAAAGCATTATTTTTTTATGTCGACCAAAAGTTTTACTTTTTGGTATGCAATCATTTCCCATAAGTAAAAACCTTGACCACTTAGGGTTGGTAAGTGGCATGTGTGATCGTTTAAACTTGAGCTCTAAAATAGATGAGCTTTTACCTAACACCAATGGGCTTCATCAAGTAAGCACAGGTACTTGCGTCAAAGCCTTGATTTTAAATGGTTTAGGTTTTGCCGAGCGTCGCTTATACCTGAGTCCTCATTTTTTTTCTGATAAGCCTGTTGCTCACTTATTAGGAGAAAATCTAAGCGCAGAAATGTTCAATGATGATCGTCTTGGTCGTTGCTTGGATGATTTGTATGCCTTTGGTGTAAGTGAGTTATTCAGCCATTTGGCTGCACAGAGTTATGAAATACTGGGTTTGTCAGAAGAAGTAGACTCAGAGTTTCGCCACTTGGATGCGACCAGTTTTGGGTTGGAAGGGCAATATAATAGTGAACTTAACGAAGCAGAGTTCTTGCCTTCACATCACCCAAGGTTACAGCCGGGATCACCGCCCTGACCTAAATCAGGTAATGCTTAACTTGGTAGTAGAAAACTCCTCAGGCATACCTTTGGTTATGGAAGGTTTGCATGGCAATACAAGTGACCAAACAAGCTTTGGTCAAACCATTGATGATTATGTAGAACGTTGGCAGAATAATGGTCAGCCTATATGTTGGGTGGCAGATAGTGCCTTATACACTGAGGAAACCATCGGTAAAATCTCAGGTCGGCATTATTGGATCACCCGTGTTCCTTCCAAGCTTACTGCTGTTCAAGAATTACTCCTACAGGTACAGCCAGAGCATATGCAATTCTTCACAGAAGAAAAATTGAAAAACTACCGCTACCAGAAAGTATGCAACAGCTATGGAGGTGTAAGACAAGAATGGATGGTTGTCTTTTCTGAGGCAGGTTATAAGCGGGATGTTCATAGTTTGAAAAAACGTTACCTAAAAAAAAGCAGTGAAGAGCACCAAGACTTTATCAAGCTTTGCAAAAAGGTTTTTAGCTGTAAACAGGATGCAGAAAAAGCCTGGGAACAATTTTCAAAAAAGTGCCAGTACTTGTCAATAGAAGACCTGAATTTTCAACAAGTCAAGGGGTTTAAAAAACCAGGTAAACCTCCCAAAGGAGCTCAAAAACAGACCATAGGGTATCGTATTACAGGGTGTCCACTAACCAAACTCACACACTATGAACAACTAAGACAAAAACAGGGCAAGTTTGTGATTGCTTCCAATGATACAGCACAAAGGTGGGGGAATGGACATAAACTACTGGCTTACAAAGGACAATCTAATGTCGAGAAAGGTTTTAGGTTTTTGAAAGATAAAGCTTTCCTTGCTGATAGCTTCTTTGTAAAAAAGCCAGAGAGACTTGAAGCTATACTCATGATTATGGCATTGTCGCTGATGGTGTATGCAGCTTTGGAGAGAGAATTAAGAAAAAACCTGCAGCAGGAAAAGGAGTTTGTCCTGGATCAAACTAAAAAAGAAACTCAAAAACCCACAATGAAATGGATTTTCGAGTTTTTTAGAGGCATTCACTGCTTGTGGGTTAATCAAGAACAACCTATGCTCATTCTTAATATGAATGAGATGCATACAAAGGTCATTAGGTTACTGGGGCAAGAAGTTAGGAAATACTATCTCCTTGAATAAACGCCTCATAAACAGTGGTTTAATAAATTACTCGGTTTTAGCTACACAGGTGCGGAAAGTCGGGTACTTTGCTGTTTTGATCAAGCTTCTTGAGGCTTTCAGCAAGCAGCTCCAGTATTTTTTCTTCGTTTTTCATAGTATGCAATTTAAACATTTTGTTTAAAATTAACTAAAAAAAGCATTTAAACAAAATGAATTGAGCATAATTTATTACAGAGCTAAACCCTTGTGGTGCTACTTGCTAAAGAAACGTTGTCCTGCCCACAAAAATATAAGAATACCGAAAAACGTGATGCCACACCATACAAAAAAACTCCCTTGGTAAAAAGCTTTGGCAGGTTGTAGTTGTAGGGGTTGCGGATTGCCAATAAGTACAAAACTACTCCAGTAAAAAGGATTGCTGGTGATATGGTCTGAGTCGGCAATATAAGTAAGCTTGGCACGTTGTAGTGCCACATCCTTAGGTACGCCATCTGCTAGGTGTTTGTAAAACTCAGTCATTATTTTAGCCGTACTTTGGTCTGGTACACTCCACAGGCTCATCAACACATTGGGGCTTCCAGCGTAAGCAAATGCCCTTCCCAGACTCATAACCCCTTCTCCCGTTTGTATTTTGCCAAAACCAGTATTGCAAGCACTCAAGGTTACCAGTTCAGTATTGAGTCGTAAATTGTGTAATTCATAAGCGTGTAAGTACCCATCGTTGACAGTATCGTGGGGCGATAAACTAAACAGCAATCGCGACAAAGCTGGGCGTTGGTCATTGATAACCGCGTGTGTGGCAAGGTGGAGCACCGAAGTGTTTTTGATATGTGCCCTAAATGCTTGTTCAGTAGCCCGCTGCCCGGTAAACAACTCTCCCTGATAAAGCGTATGTAGTACTTTTACCTCATTTTGGGCACCTGTAAGCGACGACAGTTTATTTCTGAGAGTATCATCACTAGAGCCAGTTTGGCTGTTAAACTCAGGAGCAAAAGCGAGTAATTGTGCCGTGCTAATTATTTTTTTTCGAATCATTTTGTTTAATACAAGAGTAGCCGAATAATCATAGCTAATCACGTAGTTTTTGAGCAAGTAATCCAACTGGCTATAGTTGGCCTGATTGCTTGTGGGGAGTTGGGTAATGAGTGCTTCCCAAGGCAAATGATAGAGCACACCACTAGGCACAATGTGTAGTTTGTTGACCTGCTTGGGCAAAGCAATAGGTTGTATCAGTTTTTGATAAAAAAAGTGGCTGTGTCTGATAAACTCCTGAAAGTTTTTGTGGGTAATACTTTTACGTAAATCCTTGATACGCTCTTTAATATTGGCAGAGAATTTTACCTTTTTCAGGGTGATGCTTTGTGGCGTAACAGTAAATATAAATACAGCATTGTCAGCCAGCATATATTCAATCAAAGCCTCTTGCTTGCCCAAAATTTTGTGTTGTATGCTTGGTACCGAGGCAATTTTAAATTGATACTTTGTTTGGTAGTATTCTGGCGAAAACTTTTGAAAAGACTGTCGTAAGCTATCCCGGCTGGCTTTAAGTTCAAATATTTGGTCTTTGTAATCCACCACTTTTCTGGTGTCAGGGTTAGGCTTATTCTCCTCTGCTATAAGGTGCTCTTTCAAATCTTTGAGGCGATTTGTAATCTTATTTTCAATCTGGTTGTTGGCACTCCCTGGCGACTTGCCAGACACATACAACGACCTGAGCAATACATAAGCTTTGGCTTGTTCGGTAATGTGGAAAGCTTCTCTGAGGTAACGTTGTTGTTTTGTGAATTTATAAAGTGTGTGCAACACCTCTATAGCGTTGGTGAAAATATAGTTAGACCGTTTGATTAACAGTAATAAGTTGTTTTCATCATTTAAGCTTGTTTTCCAATATTTTACCTCTTGAAGCAAAAAGTGATATACTTGATATGCTTTGTGCAAATAATCGATGTTTTGAGTTGTTTTGAACCACTCATACCAGATAGTGGCTTTGTCACTTAGCAAATGTATTTGTAGTTCATTATAAACCGCCCCCTTCAGGGTGGGGTGATCAGCAAAATCAGTAGAAGTAAATAAGGTGTTATTTAAGATCAAAGCCCTTTGAATACTTTGAAGTGCTAACTCAAACTGTTGACTTGCTTGGTAAGACTTGCTAAGGTGTTGGTAAATTTCGGTATTGTCAGCAGTATCATCTCCAAAAGTGCTGATTTGTACCTGTATAGCTTCCCGAAATGCTCCAATGGCTTTTTGGTAATGTTTTTCGCGATGGTGCACATTACCTAAAAGGGTCAAGTAGGCACCCCTGCCTTTGCGTACGTGAGGGTTATCAATGGCAAAAACTTTTTGTAAATACACCTTGGTTTGTTGAGTATTGCCCAGCGCAAAATAAATACGTGCAATCTGGTTATAAATAGACACTACTCGGAAGTGTTCCCCCCCATAAGCCGCCATCCAAAAAGGCAAGGCTTTTTGAGCATCAATCAAGGCACTTGTCTGATCATCAATGGTATATTTAAGTAGGCTAAGGTTAGAGTATAGTTGTCCTGCATATGCCTTGGGTGTGTCGGGGTGTTGTTGGAGCAACCGTTCTGCTTTTTCAAGATAACTTAAGCTCATATCGTATAATGACAACGTCATGTATACCCTTCCAATAACATTCATTGCTCTTATTTGCAACACATAGTCTTTTCGTTGCTGCGCCAATTCAATCGTTTCTTCCAGTAAAGGGGCGGCTTTTCTAAACTGTTGGTAATAGTAGTGAGCAATGGCTGTCTGGTATAAAATCTCTCCTTTGTATTGGGTATCATTGCTTTGTTGGATTGCCTCTTTAGCTTTCATCTGATACTCAAAAAATAATTGGAAATTTACTAATTTATCCGTGGAGTTCAGCATTGCAAGCTCATGGTATAAACGGGCCATAATTACCTGATAGTCAGGGTGAGTATTTTTAGTTTTAAATGCATCGATGGCTTGTTCATAAGCAGTAGCTGCCGCTGCCAGTGCCTTAGCCTTAGCTTGGGTCTGTGCTTTGTCCCAGAGTCTTTGTACGTTTTCTGGAATACGACTTTGCGCTTGTATAAATGTGGTGACAGTGATCGCTAACAACCAACTGTAAGCGCCTGTCCAAAATAGTTTCATAGAAATGGAGTAATTGGTACTTGCCAAAGTTTATCTAAAATTAGTGAAAAACAGTAAATTAAAAAAACACCTATTAATACATAAGATTTAAATGCATTGATTACATTTGTATATGATTCAATTTATGTTACAGTTCAGGGCTCGACAACTGTTTCGCTATATGCAAGAAATAGGGCTACTTAGGGTAATTGTATTGCTCATAGCCATCACGATTTTTTTGCCACGTTTGGCACTTGAATTATGGATGAAAAACCCTTATTATCTTGCTTGGTTTTGGGGCTTTATTTTGGCAAGCATCCACTTCAAACGACCCGATCATCACTTTCTTAAAAGGCTGGGAGTACGTTGGCAATGGTTGTTTTGTGTAGAGTACAGCATACTATCGCTTACTTTTATTATTATTTTTGCCTATAAACATTATTGGGTAGTTAGCCTAAGCTTATTGTTAGAAGGTTTAGTTTTACCATTCATTCCCCAACTTTCTGTGAGGCATCGGGTCTATAAAAAAATACATTGGTGGGACTCCAAAACATTTTGGTCGCCCCTTCATTTTGAATGGATCAGTGGAGTACGACAACGTTTCCCTTATTTAGCCACTTTGTGGTTATTGGGTGTGGTCTTTTGTGCTTTTGCTCCAGTAGCCCCCATTATCACATTTTTGCTTACCCTTGTAGCAGTGCAGTTTTACCTGTTATGTGAGCCCAAAGAAATGGTAGAAATATTTAAATGTTCTGCCCATCGGTTTGTACAGTGGAAAATAGCCCAGACTTTGCGTTTATTTGGACTATTGAACGCCCCATTTTGGATAGGGTTTCTTATTTTTAACCCAACCTATTGGTTCGTGTTACCAGCAGTGGGGTTTGTATCAACCTTATTACTCACCCTTGCCGTAGTGCTCAAGTATGCAAGTTATACCCCCAACGAAGACCTTTCACATAACAACACCTTGATGACAATGGCAATTATGTTTTGCTTTTTGCCTCCTTTTAGTTTTTTAGTCAACATATTTTGGGTCATTCGTTACTATAGACGGGCTATTAACAATATGCAAGATTATTTAAGTTGATTAATTTTTATCGCCATGTTAGAAGTCAAAGACTTGACCATAAGTTATCAGAAAGGTATTACTGTCATTGAAAACCTGCACTTGGTGTTAGAGCCAGGTAAAATTCATGGGATTGTGGGACTGAATGGTTCAGGCAAAACCAGTTTGTTAAATGCTATGTATGGGTTGGTACCCAAAAAAAGTGGTGTCATTTATTGGCAAAATAACATAGCAACTACCCAAAAGATGGCTTATCTTGAAACACATAATTTTTTTTATGCAAAGATGACCGGCTGGGAGTATTTAAGGTTATTTCAGTTAAAAAATCCGCAGTTTGATATACATCAATGGAATGCTTTGTTTGATTTGCCCCTTCAAAAATTGGTAGAAAACTATTCTACCGGAATGAAGAAGAAGTTAGCTTTTTTGGGTGTTTTGGCTCTAGATCGCCCCATGTTAATCTTAGATGAACCTTATAATGGAGTAGACTTAGAGAGCTATAGTAAGATACAAACCGTTTTACAGAAATTAGCCCAACAGGGGAGAACTATTTTAATTACTTCTCATATATTCGAATCACTCACCGTTATATGTGATCAAATCAGTTTTTTACAACATAAAAAAATAGAAAGAATGTTTGTAAAAGGAGAATTTGATCAGTTGGAACAAGAAGTGTTCTCTTTTCTAAATCAGCAGTCGTCCCGGTTAATTGATGATTTATTGAACGACAAGTCATAAGATTGGTCAGTGTGTTGAAAAGAAGTTGTCCAAAGTTTTTGGTTTTACTCAAAGCTCCGAACAACCCCTGTTCTATATTTAACACCTTTTAAAATTTTGAGCCAATCTGTTGGGTTTGATTAGTCAGGTTTTGCAGACAATGATCGTCGTTTAGGTTAGCAAAACCTGTTGTATTGTATTCAGTGTGATTACTTGCGTGATACCAACTCATCAGCTTTGGTAGGAACGTAGTGGTCAATGGTAGTTCCTAATGGGCGAGTTACCTTAGTGTATCTTTTGCTACCAGCCAACAAGCTTTTTACCGCTCTTTCAGTATACTTAGTATTATGGTACTTAGGCAATCTTGGCTTATTGTCAATAGCTCCGATGTACTTGATTTTAAGTCGCTTACCTTTCTTTTGTAATACATATACCTGAGGTGTTTTGATTGCACCAAAGCGTTGAGCAACTTCATAACCATTCACTAAATAAGGAAAGTTATATTGCTTGCGAGTAGCCATTTTGTTAGAGTTTTCAAAACCCTCTTGTGGGTGGTAAGTAGGGTTATAAGGGTTTACTGCAACTACCTGGTAACCTTTGTGAGCATATTTTTCCTGAAGTTTGATAATGCGCTCTTCATAAAGTTGAGTAGTAGGGCAGCTATTGCTGATAAACACCAAAATAAATCCCTTGGCATCTTGGTAGTCTGACAAAGACACCATGTTGCCATCAACGGCGTTCTTTAACTTGAAATCCTTCACTGAAGAATTCAATTTATAAGTTCTATGCTTTTTGGTTTTTTTGGCGGGTTTTTTTCCTTTAAAGGTATGGCTTGACAATGAAACTGAGAAAAAAAGACATACCAATACTAATACAGATGATGCTGTGAATTTCATAATTTTAATAGGCTTTGTGTTGTTAAATAAATTTAATTTAGTGCAGAGCTGAAAAAGAATATAAAAGATAGATATTTAATAATATAAGCTAATTTGTACTACAACTTTTCTCTGAGCAACTTCTCATTATGGTAATGTAATGTTTTATACAAAAACCTGAGTAAAAATGCTTGAAGTGTGATTGTTGTAGATGCTGTTGTGAATCATTAACACTATTTCAGATTTTGTTGTGATGTTGTGTTTTTGATTACGATACAAAGTAATGGAGTAATTTCTTAGGAGCCAAATCTGAGGCAATTGAGGAGGAATGTTAGCTTGAAATATTAGCTTAAAAAATAGGGTTTAAGTCAGATGTAGAGAGCTTTTGAGAGTGGGTATTACAAATGTAATAAAATACAAGTAATTTGACTTTTTTAAGGCTAAAACTTCTTAAAATCAAATCTTGAAATAGCAGTCCTCAAAGGTAATAGTTGTCAGATGTGCAAGCGTTTTTTAGTGAAAACTCAGGCAAAAACTCAGAAGGTTATGAGAAACTTGACCAGTTAGTAATAGGTAAAATACCTACAAACCCTTTGCTATTTCCTAACTGAATTCAAGATACGAAAAAACTCGAACATTTTTACAAAAGTTTTTTTACAAAATTATTTATAATAATGCTTCATAGAGTTTTTTTATTTGAAAAGTACAATTTAGCTCAGATGACTAATAGCATTTGAACTCTCCTCAATTCATTTCAAGCTACATTTTTTATGCGCTCAACAAAATCAGGTACCTCCAATGCTGCTTCCCTTTGCTTATTGAATAATGCATCGTATGTCGGGGTTCACCTTTGGTTCTATGACTTTTGATATAGTAACAATCGGTTATAGCTAATAAATGACTGGCAAATAGACCTACAAAGAAAACAGGTGCTTGCGTTAAATATTGTCTGGTAGTGCTGGTTTTGGATGGTATCAAGCACTAGGCCTGGCATATATCAACGTTTATGGCAATGGTATAGATAATAGTGAAAATATTTTACTCCCTTTTTATTGTACAATTTATAGATTTACGAAATATTGAAACTAAGGGCTAATAAAGCTTGAAAATAGGGTTTTTATTGCTAAATCAGTACTATCGGTATGATATTGGTAGACAAGCAAAATACCAATAATGCTTTCATCAAGCATTTTTTATTAAATATGATAGAGACAACCTTTCAGTTTAAAGCACATTTTCAAGAAGTATTTGAGAGGTTTAAAAATGGATTGTTAGGGGAGGGAGAGCAATAATGTAAAACGCTGCTCGTTATGTACTTTCTATAGCAAAAATAGTACCTAGTAATGATTACTTTATTTTTTCATTTATAATTTAATAATATTAGGGGTAAAAGTCGCGAACATACCTATCATTTATGTCGTTTTTTTTCTCTTTGCAACTTTTTTTACTCGCTTTTTTAAACTCAATACTTCAAAAAGAGTCTTTTTTTTCTTTTTTGAAGTATTAAAATACCTCTTCCCCATCAAAAGATTTAGAGTTTTTGATTGAGAGCTTGTTTGAGTTTGCGCGTTCAGCGTGATTTCCGATGAGCTTTGTGTTCCAATACATCAAACCGAGCTTCTAAATCTTCTGGGTAAAGTTCAGAAGTTCCCGTCTTTTCGATTAATTTTAAACAAGTTCCTAACTCATTTTACTGGCGATAAAAATATTTAGTAAGTATGACTCAAATTATTTTAGAACAACAAAACCTGGTCATTTCTTATGACAAGGTCAAAAACCTATTGATATGCCATTGGGTTGGTTACCAATCAGTGGAAGGCATTCAGCAAGGGTGCGAAGCAATATTGGCTCATGCAAAAACGCATGATCAAACCTATTTGCTAAATAACCTGGTAGAGTTGAAAGGAACTTTTACTGCTGTCAACGATTGGGTAAATAACGAATGGTTACCAAAAGCCATCAATGCAGGACTTGTTCGTACTGCTTATGTATACTCGCCAGATGTATTTGCTAAATTTGCCCTCAATAATTTGCTAAAACCTCGGCAAACCAGCGACAAATATACTTACAATGCTTTTGGTACTGTGGAGGATGCAATAGATTGGTTATTGACCGGAAGCGTGGAGCCGTTGTTATAGTATCTTTCAAGTTGTAGAATGCTTTTAGTGTATCGTGCTGTTTTCTATAAATAAAATCTTATTTTTAGAAATACACGTTTACTTTATATAAAGTAACGACATCGCACAAACACTAATCAAAATACCCAATGAAACGCACAATTATCAAAACATTGACCCTCCTGTCTTTTGTAAGCTTGATGGGGTCTTTCATAGCTTATCGAGCAGGTTGGTTTGGCAACTCAGCCTCTGCAATTCAACTGAGTCCCAATGGAAGCGCCCTCAAAACTAAAAAAGCAAAGGCTCAGAAAAAGTTGAAGGGGCAAAAAGGCGTTACCAAGATAGACACTCCTCGTAAAAAGAACTCCCCCCGAATTATCCCTAGCTCCAAGTCTGGCAAAATATTTAGACCTAAAAAGAACAAAAAGCGCCCTGTATTGCCCAGCTCCAAATCTGGAGTAGTGTTTAAACCCAAGAAAAAGAAAAAACTGCCTATCATGCCCAGCTCTAAATCTGGGGTGATTTTTACACCTAAAAAAGATACGAGCAAAAAGAAAAAAGCAACTCAAAAGAAAAAGTAATGGAATTTTGGAATTTACTGGAAGCCGCCGGGCTGAGTTTACTTTTTTTGATGGCAGTGTTTGTCCCAATGGAAAAGGCGTTTCCGGCAAAAGCCCAGCAAAAAATATTGCGCCCTCATTGGGTGCTCGATTTATGTTTTTTTCTGGGGCAATACCTGCTTTGGGGTGGGTTGGTACTGTGGGCATTGAGTTATTTTAGTGATTATCTCACTACTATCGTTCCTGCCGAGTTTCAACTCTTGCTACGCAATCAAGCTTGGTGGTTACAGGCAATAGAGGTCATTGTGTTGAGTGATTTACTCATCTATTGGGGGCATCGACTACAACATAAAGTAGGTTTTTTGTGGCGTTTTCATAAAGTGCACCACAGTGCCGAGCATTTAGACTGGCTGGCAGCTCATCGCGAACACCCCCTAGACTCTATATATACTATAGGGTTGATTAACTTACCCGCTTTTATCATAGGTTTTCCGCTAGAAACCTTGGCAGGAGTAGTGGCTTTTCGAGGGATATGGGCTATTTACATTCATTCAAATGTGCGTTTGCCCTTAGGTCCTTTACGTATGTTGATTGGTGCTCCTGAGTTACATCATTGGCACCACGATCTTGACCGGGATGCGGGTAACTATGCCAATATATCGCCTTTAATGGATGTTATTTTTGGTACTTATACTTGCCCAGACAAGGAGCCCGAAAAATTTGGTATTAAAGAAGAGTTTCCCAAAAGTTATGTAGGACAAATGCTTGCCCCTGTATTGCCAGATGGTACCTGGGACAAAATAGAGGAGAAAATGAAA
This is a stretch of genomic DNA from Microscilla marina ATCC 23134. It encodes these proteins:
- a CDS encoding ATP-binding cassette domain-containing protein — encoded protein: MLEVKDLTISYQKGITVIENLHLVLEPGKIHGIVGLNGSGKTSLLNAMYGLVPKKSGVIYWQNNIATTQKMAYLETHNFFYAKMTGWEYLRLFQLKNPQFDIHQWNALFDLPLQKLVENYSTGMKKKLAFLGVLALDRPMLILDEPYNGVDLESYSKIQTVLQKLAQQGRTILITSHIFESLTVICDQISFLQHKKIERMFVKGEFDQLEQEVFSFLNQQSSRLIDDLLNDKS
- a CDS encoding CHAT domain-containing protein, producing MKLFWTGAYSWLLAITVTTFIQAQSRIPENVQRLWDKAQTQAKAKALAAAATAYEQAIDAFKTKNTHPDYQVIMARLYHELAMLNSTDKLVNFQLFFEYQMKAKEAIQQSNDTQYKGEILYQTAIAHYYYQQFRKAAPLLEETIELAQQRKDYVLQIRAMNVIGRVYMTLSLYDMSLSYLEKAERLLQQHPDTPKAYAGQLYSNLSLLKYTIDDQTSALIDAQKALPFWMAAYGGEHFRVVSIYNQIARIYFALGNTQQTKVYLQKVFAIDNPHVRKGRGAYLTLLGNVHHREKHYQKAIGAFREAIQVQISTFGDDTADNTEIYQHLSKSYQASQQFELALQSIQRALILNNTLFTSTDFADHPTLKGAVYNELQIHLLSDKATIWYEWFKTTQNIDYLHKAYQVYHFLLQEVKYWKTSLNDENNLLLLIKRSNYIFTNAIEVLHTLYKFTKQQRYLREAFHITEQAKAYVLLRSLYVSGKSPGSANNQIENKITNRLKDLKEHLIAEENKPNPDTRKVVDYKDQIFELKASRDSLRQSFQKFSPEYYQTKYQFKIASVPSIQHKILGKQEALIEYMLADNAVFIFTVTPQSITLKKVKFSANIKERIKDLRKSITHKNFQEFIRHSHFFYQKLIQPIALPKQVNKLHIVPSGVLYHLPWEALITQLPTSNQANYSQLDYLLKNYVISYDYSATLVLNKMIRKKIISTAQLLAFAPEFNSQTGSSDDTLRNKLSSLTGAQNEVKVLHTLYQGELFTGQRATEQAFRAHIKNTSVLHLATHAVINDQRPALSRLLFSLSPHDTVNDGYLHAYELHNLRLNTELVTLSACNTGFGKIQTGEGVMSLGRAFAYAGSPNVLMSLWSVPDQSTAKIMTEFYKHLADGVPKDVALQRAKLTYIADSDHITSNPFYWSSFVLIGNPQPLQLQPAKAFYQGSFFVWCGITFFGILIFLWAGQRFFSK
- a CDS encoding sterol desaturase family protein, whose amino-acid sequence is MEFWNLLEAAGLSLLFLMAVFVPMEKAFPAKAQQKILRPHWVLDLCFFLGQYLLWGGLVLWALSYFSDYLTTIVPAEFQLLLRNQAWWLQAIEVIVLSDLLIYWGHRLQHKVGFLWRFHKVHHSAEHLDWLAAHREHPLDSIYTIGLINLPAFIIGFPLETLAGVVAFRGIWAIYIHSNVRLPLGPLRMLIGAPELHHWHHDLDRDAGNYANISPLMDVIFGTYTCPDKEPEKFGIKEEFPKSYVGQMLAPVLPDGTWDKIEEKMKSTGAGSKTNQGQSKE
- a CDS encoding IS1634 family transposase, coding for MLNLVVENSSGIPLVMEGLHGNTSDQTSFGQTIDDYVERWQNNGQPICWVADSALYTEETIGKISGRHYWITRVPSKLTAVQELLLQVQPEHMQFFTEEKLKNYRYQKVCNSYGGVRQEWMVVFSEAGYKRDVHSLKKRYLKKSSEEHQDFIKLCKKVFSCKQDAEKAWEQFSKKCQYLSIEDLNFQQVKGFKKPGKPPKGAQKQTIGYRITGCPLTKLTHYEQLRQKQGKFVIASNDTAQRWGNGHKLLAYKGQSNVEKGFRFLKDKAFLADSFFVKKPERLEAILMIMALSLMVYAALERELRKNLQQEKEFVLDQTKKETQKPTMKWIFEFFRGIHCLWVNQEQPMLILNMNEMHTKVIRLLGQEVRKYYLLE
- a CDS encoding redoxin domain-containing protein, translating into MKFTASSVLVLVCLFFSVSLSSHTFKGKKPAKKTKKHRTYKLNSSVKDFKLKNAVDGNMVSLSDYQDAKGFILVFISNSCPTTQLYEERIIKLQEKYAHKGYQVVAVNPYNPTYHPQEGFENSNKMATRKQYNFPYLVNGYEVAQRFGAIKTPQVYVLQKKGKRLKIKYIGAIDNKPRLPKYHNTKYTERAVKSLLAGSKRYTKVTRPLGTTIDHYVPTKADELVSRK